A region from the Plutella xylostella chromosome 6, ilPluXylo3.1, whole genome shotgun sequence genome encodes:
- the LOC125488630 gene encoding uncharacterized protein LOC125488630 — translation MTLEDGVAVGRLVVALGRMVVALGRMVVVPESLVVIPESPVVPNGMLFVASEVVVALGRMVVVPESPVVASGMLFLASEVVVALGKMVVVPETPVVASGMLFVASEVVVVASGDAVVASAGEDFSGSISTRTKPTLLSTSSWFSYSTVLCSRADFSVASLDCSMAMLNSHSWLLSASFWL, via the exons ATGACCCTTGAGGATGGCGTGGCCGTCGGGaggctggtggtggccctcgggaggatggtggtggccctcgggaggatggtggtggtccccgagagtctGGTGGTGATCCCCGAGAGTCCAGTGGTGCCCAACGGGATGCTGTTTgtggcctccgaggtggtggtggcccttgggaggatggtggtggtccccgagagtccagtggtggccagcgggatgctgtttttggcctccgaggtggtggtggccctcgggaagatggtggtggtccccgagactccagtggtggccagcgggatgctgtttgtggcctccgaggtggtggtggtggcctcCGGAGATGCG GTGGTGGCTTCAGCAGGTGAAGACTTCTCCGGCAGCATCTCAACCCGAACTAAGCCCACACTACTCAGCACCAGCAGCTGGTTTTCATACTCCACAGTTCTCTGTTCTAGGGCAGACTTCAGTGTGGCCAGCCTAGACTGTAGCATGGCAATGTTGAACTCGCACTCCTGGTTGTTGTCTGCGAGCTTCTGGTTGTAG